A region of uncultured Carboxylicivirga sp. DNA encodes the following proteins:
- a CDS encoding transposase: protein MDELSMGKSTILFDLYPDIKKAYQLSYKLYEIYNRLITPDVSRMKLALCFNEIEQSGFNAFATIRRTFETHYDTIINYFNGRSTNAAAESFNAKIKEFRRQFRGVVDVKFFLYRLCKIYA, encoded by the coding sequence ATGGACGAACTCTCAATGGGTAAGAGCACAATCCTTTTTGATTTGTATCCTGATATAAAGAAAGCCTACCAATTATCCTATAAACTATATGAAATCTATAATCGCCTTATAACACCTGATGTATCCAGAATGAAGCTGGCTTTATGCTTTAATGAAATAGAACAATCAGGTTTTAATGCCTTTGCAACTATTAGAAGAACCTTTGAAACACATTATGATACCATAATCAATTACTTTAATGGCAGAAGTACCAATGCTGCAGCTGAATCTTTTAATGCTAAGATTAAAGAGTTCAGAAGACAGTTCAGAGGTGTGGTGGATGTGAAATTCTTCTTGTATCGCTTATGCAAAATTTATGCGTAG
- a CDS encoding peptidylprolyl isomerase, whose protein sequence is MKFVLLSICAILLLGACSKQPQVIIKTELGDITCDLYLKEAPITAGNFLKYVDEDRFEGASFYRVVTEDNQPNNDVKIEVVQGGLFEDEHPNHLPPVIHETTDQTGILHKNGVLSMARNEPGSAQADFFFCIGDQPELDFGGKRNPDGQGFAAFGIVSSGMDVILKIHQLENEGQYLNKPVKILSIERI, encoded by the coding sequence ATGAAGTTTGTCTTATTAAGTATATGTGCAATTTTGCTGTTGGGAGCTTGTTCAAAACAGCCACAAGTAATTATTAAAACCGAATTGGGTGATATTACCTGTGATTTGTATTTAAAGGAAGCACCAATAACGGCAGGCAACTTTTTAAAGTATGTGGATGAAGACCGTTTTGAAGGAGCAAGCTTTTACAGGGTGGTTACTGAAGACAATCAACCCAATAATGATGTGAAGATAGAAGTGGTGCAAGGAGGACTGTTTGAAGATGAACATCCTAATCATTTGCCTCCAGTCATTCATGAAACAACTGATCAAACAGGAATACTGCATAAAAACGGCGTTTTAAGTATGGCTCGTAATGAGCCGGGTTCTGCCCAGGCTGATTTCTTTTTCTGTATTGGAGATCAACCAGAACTTGATTTTGGAGGGAAACGCAATCCGGATGGACAAGGATTTGCTGCGTTCGGCATTGTTTCTTCAGGTATGGATGTAATATTAAAGATTCATCAACTCGAAAATGAAGGTCAATATTTGAATAAACCCGTAAAAATTCTTTCCATTGAACGAATTTAG